The genome window GCTGTCGCACGAGCTCAGCCGCTCGCCCACCTACGCCGAGATCGCCGACCACACCGGCCTGTTGATCGAGGACGTGGTCGAGGCCATCGAGGTGCGCCACGCCTACCGCCTGGTGTCGCTCGATGCCCCCCTGCGCGACGACGAAGAGCCGATGTCGCTGGGAGCTGTCGACCCGGGCATGTCGGCGGCCGAAGACCGCCACGCGCTGGGAGAACTGGTCTCCAAGCTGCCTGACCGCGAGCAGCGGATCGTCCTGCTGCGCTTCGTGCACGAGATGACCCAGTCGGAGATCGCCTCCGAGATCGGCCTCAGCCAGATGCAGGTGTCGCGGCTGCTGGCTCGCAGCCTCGACCAGATGCGCACCTGGGCGGGCGCCG of Acidimicrobiales bacterium contains these proteins:
- a CDS encoding sigma-70 family RNA polymerase sigma factor; translated protein: MTKPVVLSRRELHELHLRYQEQPEPGLRDELLSRYQGLAQSMINRFCRRPEEREDLEQVVQIALVRGLERYDATRGVEFSTFAWATVRGEIKRYYRDHSWRLRVPRRLQESYLAVAAAVDELSHELSRSPTYAEIADHTGLLIEDVVEAIEVRHAYRLVSLDAPLRDDEEPMSLGAVDPGMSAAEDRHALGELVSKLPDREQRIVLLRFVHEMTQSEIASEIGLSQMQVSRLLARSLDQMRTWAGAAAD